From Novipirellula artificiosorum, the proteins below share one genomic window:
- a CDS encoding DUF6793 family protein, which translates to MPLFEVETDSHILITWAEDEEAARVVVAEAYPSDEIARLTKRPRDTWVISKGALGLTNTTADPCAIARECLSRSSGDKVNAIRLYRMETGSDLEHARKAIESNMVMGW; encoded by the coding sequence ATGCCACTGTTCGAGGTTGAAACCGACTCACATATTCTGATCACTTGGGCGGAGGACGAGGAGGCCGCTCGAGTTGTTGTCGCCGAGGCCTATCCGAGCGACGAGATCGCTCGGCTCACCAAACGTCCTCGAGACACCTGGGTCATTAGTAAAGGGGCACTTGGCTTGACCAATACGACGGCCGACCCGTGCGCGATTGCTCGCGAATGTCTCAGCCGTTCGTCGGGCGACAAGGTAAACGCCATCCGCCTCTATCGCATGGAAACCGGCAGCGATTTGGAGCATGCACGTAAGGCGATTGAGTCCAACATGGTCATGGGCTGGTAG
- a CDS encoding ABC transporter ATP-binding protein — protein MISLSGFGKDYGDFMAVDSIDLQIDAGETFGFIGPNGAGKSTTIRFLATLLRASRGRGEVAGCDVMGDPVGVRQAIGYMPDNFGVYDGMRVWEFLDFFAVAYRIGRTDRKQIIDNVLELLDLSHKRDDFVNGLSRGMKQRLCLAKTLVHDPPVLILDEPASGLDPRARIEVKALLKELRKMGKTILISSHILTELADCCTSIGIIERGQLLMSGPIGSVYRQIRRNRFVEIQFLANEEAGLSILRSCPELRSLEQEPSRVVAELEADDEVIAGLMEQLIREGVRMRSFNDRDPTLEDVFMTVTKGLVT, from the coding sequence ATGATTTCACTCAGCGGTTTCGGCAAGGACTACGGCGACTTCATGGCGGTCGACAGCATTGATTTGCAAATCGATGCGGGCGAGACCTTCGGATTCATCGGCCCCAATGGTGCTGGCAAAAGCACGACGATCCGATTTCTGGCAACCTTGCTCAGGGCCAGTCGCGGACGAGGAGAAGTAGCCGGCTGCGATGTGATGGGTGACCCCGTCGGCGTGCGACAAGCCATTGGCTACATGCCTGATAATTTCGGAGTTTACGATGGCATGCGTGTTTGGGAGTTTTTGGACTTCTTTGCCGTTGCTTATCGGATCGGACGCACCGACCGCAAACAGATCATCGACAATGTGCTCGAGCTTCTCGATCTCAGTCATAAACGCGATGACTTCGTTAACGGCTTATCGCGAGGCATGAAACAACGTCTCTGCCTGGCCAAGACTTTAGTGCATGACCCCCCCGTTTTGATCCTGGACGAGCCGGCGAGCGGGCTCGACCCACGCGCGAGAATCGAGGTCAAGGCGTTGTTGAAAGAGCTTCGAAAGATGGGGAAGACGATCCTGATTAGCAGCCATATTTTGACCGAGCTAGCCGATTGCTGCACATCGATCGGAATCATCGAGCGAGGTCAGCTGTTGATGAGCGGACCGATCGGCAGCGTCTATCGGCAAATTCGCCGAAACCGATTTGTCGAGATTCAATTCCTCGCCAACGAAGAAGCCGGCTTGTCGATTTTACGAAGTTGCCCCGAGCTGCGTTCGCTTGAACAAGAACCCAGCCGCGTTGTCGCCGAATTGGAAGCCGATGATGAAGTGATCGCAGGGTTGATGGAACAATTGATTCGCGAAGGAGTGCGAATGCGATCGTTCAACGACCGCGACCCGACGCTTGAAGATGTCTTCATGACCGTCACCAAGGGGTTGGTGACCTAA
- a CDS encoding MlaD family protein: MDDNKLRFGVGVLVISAIGIGIILTFLFGAFPDVLSKDYKLTVKFPSAEGVSENTPVLRDGVRIGRVDDISLLPEGGVLVGLSMDSGQEIAHRYVPTIGNSSLVTGDSTIEFVRADERKLAEIFPQDRSIVDAPYGDGDYLDYGQKTKNPYSVLFSMEEQMLQTLESIRIAGDSISTAGQSVNTLATQVQGTVGQADAKVNRVADEAVEALEEFQGAMRDVRSIVGNPELRQGLEDSISQLPRLLTEAQKTLDSTQRTFEGLQRVSDRFERVGVAAEETVASAKSTVDSVDRTVRNVEKFTEPLAERGDEIVSQVLTSLANVDRTLAQVETFGKAVNNSNGSFRRFLEDEDIYWEIRRTIGNIEQASARIRPILDDVRIFSDKIARDPRQLGVRGAISQRPTGAGLK, encoded by the coding sequence ATGGACGACAATAAGCTTCGATTCGGTGTCGGCGTGCTGGTCATCTCAGCGATCGGCATCGGCATCATCCTCACATTCCTGTTTGGTGCGTTTCCAGACGTTTTGAGCAAGGACTATAAGTTGACGGTCAAATTCCCGTCGGCCGAGGGAGTCAGCGAAAACACTCCGGTGCTGCGCGATGGCGTTCGGATTGGACGAGTGGACGACATTTCGTTGTTGCCCGAAGGCGGCGTGTTGGTCGGTTTGTCGATGGACAGCGGGCAGGAAATCGCTCACCGTTACGTCCCCACGATCGGCAATAGCTCGCTGGTGACGGGTGATTCGACGATTGAATTCGTGCGAGCCGACGAACGAAAGCTGGCAGAAATTTTCCCCCAAGATCGAAGTATCGTTGATGCGCCCTACGGCGATGGCGACTACTTGGACTACGGCCAAAAAACAAAGAACCCCTACTCGGTCTTATTCAGCATGGAGGAGCAAATGTTGCAAACGCTTGAATCGATCCGTATCGCAGGGGATTCGATCTCGACCGCAGGGCAAAGCGTGAACACGCTGGCAACCCAGGTACAAGGCACCGTGGGCCAGGCGGATGCGAAAGTCAATCGTGTAGCGGACGAAGCCGTCGAAGCGCTGGAAGAATTCCAAGGGGCAATGCGAGACGTTCGATCGATCGTCGGGAACCCTGAATTGCGTCAGGGGCTGGAGGATTCGATTTCGCAGTTGCCACGATTGCTGACCGAAGCGCAAAAAACACTCGATAGCACACAAAGAACCTTCGAAGGATTGCAGCGGGTCAGTGACCGCTTCGAGCGAGTCGGCGTGGCCGCGGAAGAAACGGTGGCGAGTGCCAAAAGCACCGTGGACAGCGTCGATCGAACGGTCAGGAACGTCGAGAAATTCACCGAACCGTTGGCCGAACGCGGGGACGAAATTGTCTCGCAGGTGCTCACCAGTCTTGCCAATGTCGATCGCACACTCGCTCAGGTGGAAACGTTTGGCAAGGCGGTCAACAACAGCAACGGATCGTTTCGTCGGTTCCTCGAAGACGAGGACATTTACTGGGAGATCCGACGGACCATCGGCAACATCGAGCAGGCGTCGGCACGCATCCGGCCCATCCTGGATGACGTGCGGATCTTCAGTGACAAAATCGCTCGTGACCCACGCCAATTGGGTGTTCGCGGCGCGATCTCACAGCGTCCCACGGGCGCGGGGCTGAAATAG
- a CDS encoding MlaE family ABC transporter permease, with protein MVGDISLFAWQMFRWLFTRLPRRGTILVNFYQVGVLSLPVVALTGTFIGMVLAVNSYYQFHMLGLESRLGVVINTSLVRELGPVLAATMLAGRVGSAMAAVLGTMRVTEQIDALTTMGADPIHYLVVPRFLACILLIPALTIMADFMGIVGGYFYSVVILGIDHAAYLNHSRDGVVGFDLFSGIFKSFFFGGVIAIVSCYRGFHCEAGAEGVGKAATAAFVYSFVLILAIDLFMNILLDAVYFKFYSQGASPL; from the coding sequence ATGGTCGGCGATATTTCGTTGTTTGCCTGGCAGATGTTCCGCTGGTTGTTCACCCGGTTGCCACGACGTGGGACGATCTTGGTGAACTTCTATCAAGTGGGTGTGTTAAGTTTGCCTGTGGTAGCCCTAACCGGGACCTTCATCGGCATGGTGTTGGCGGTCAATAGTTACTACCAGTTTCACATGCTTGGACTGGAAAGCCGGCTCGGCGTGGTGATCAACACATCGCTGGTCCGCGAACTCGGTCCTGTGCTTGCGGCAACGATGCTGGCAGGGCGGGTTGGCAGCGCGATGGCTGCGGTGCTTGGTACGATGCGGGTGACCGAGCAGATCGATGCGCTCACGACGATGGGAGCCGACCCGATTCATTATTTGGTGGTCCCTCGTTTCTTGGCCTGTATTCTGCTGATCCCCGCCTTGACGATCATGGCCGATTTTATGGGGATTGTCGGTGGGTATTTTTACAGCGTCGTGATCCTGGGCATCGATCACGCCGCCTATTTGAACCACTCTCGTGATGGTGTCGTCGGGTTCGACTTGTTCAGCGGCATCTTTAAGAGTTTCTTTTTCGGCGGCGTGATCGCGATTGTCAGCTGTTATCGTGGGTTTCACTGTGAAGCGGGTGCCGAAGGTGTTGGCAAGGCGGCAACCGCAGCGTTTGTCTACTCTTTTGTCCTGATTCTTGCCATTGACTTGTTCATGAACATCTTGCTGGATGCGGTTTATTTCAAGTTCTATTCCCAAGGGGCATCGCCACTATGA
- a CDS encoding four helix bundle protein has product MSEPIFDHDRLDVYRLSIDYVASSFAIAKDLGGCHRHARDQWLRAAQSIPLNIAEGNGKRSLKDRSRFLDIARGSVLECVAIQDSLAATDGMSDERHRQLKRLLHRIVSMLTRLIARSDVVAESGSEYKYEYREAEYEYGEGRKPEPSRAPEDGLHGFTNGKSIVRPR; this is encoded by the coding sequence ATGAGCGAACCAATCTTCGACCACGATCGGCTCGACGTTTACCGTCTCTCGATTGACTACGTCGCGTCATCATTCGCCATCGCAAAGGATCTTGGCGGTTGCCATCGTCACGCTCGTGACCAATGGCTACGTGCTGCCCAATCGATTCCGCTGAACATCGCCGAAGGCAACGGGAAACGGAGCCTCAAGGATCGCAGTCGCTTTCTCGACATCGCACGCGGATCAGTGCTGGAATGTGTTGCGATCCAAGACAGTCTTGCGGCGACCGATGGAATGAGTGATGAACGCCATCGCCAACTGAAACGACTGCTCCATCGAATCGTCTCGATGTTGACACGCTTGATTGCACGTTCGGACGTCGTGGCTGAGTCCGGAAGCGAGTACAAGTACGAGTACCGCGAGGCTGAGTACGAGTACGGTGAAGGCAGGAAGCCAGAACCAAGCCGTGCACCTGAGGACGGCTTGCACGGCTTCACCAATGGAAAATCAATCGTCCGTCCCAGGTGA
- a CDS encoding response regulator transcription factor translates to MARPRRILLAGMSEADADGIREHLSEYDYQIQSVAADADALEQLRAFQPQLVLLDTARKSFDAFDACERIKQDSIAMVLMVTSLNSLDDIERAVESGTDDFLSTPVNRVELTRRVENLLRLHDCLR, encoded by the coding sequence ATGGCTCGACCTAGACGGATACTGCTTGCCGGAATGAGCGAAGCCGATGCTGACGGAATTCGCGAGCACCTTTCCGAATACGACTACCAAATCCAATCGGTCGCTGCCGACGCTGATGCTCTCGAACAACTGCGCGCCTTTCAGCCGCAACTCGTTCTGCTCGACACCGCAAGGAAATCGTTCGATGCATTCGATGCGTGCGAACGTATCAAACAGGACTCCATCGCGATGGTTTTGATGGTGACCTCACTGAATTCCCTCGATGATATCGAGAGGGCAGTTGAATCTGGCACCGACGATTTCCTTAGTACGCCGGTAAACCGAGTCGAACTAACAAGGCGAGTTGAAAACCTCCTCAGGTTGCACGATTGCCTGCGATGA
- a CDS encoding BatD family protein, with protein MSEPYGIGVTKFAREDGTRRRGRRGIPLRWLVFWQVVFLTPANLVAQEPIVVRTAIQPKQEAIVGQRVLLKIDVLAKDSWANLPSLPNFEVPGAVVYAPPTQSVRLSEAIKGDSYTGQQFEWWLYPQRAGKLRIPSLKLAVELKSFGSDREPVTESKTSDAMTLDVGFAKGAEGMPGIIGTERFSIEQSWSQQETSLKVGDGISRTITRSAEGVPGLVFAPIETPKMVGVRIYPKQPEVENAFNRGSLTSKRVDRMTYVFEAEGEVLLPEIDIAWWDTSDEKLRRETLDARRLTITPADRPTTSGANGSVEPYEDSKSVSRWLILSFIVLVGLVLHWAWKPIVHRWNGWQSKRRSSERSYFRRFEVAAKSNHPRETLRALVQWWDVADRHSLAPRLDRFFLRYGDRDASAVLVKLEKAVDQDQSPWSSRDVLAQAQSARTRFLADQQSRQPVISRRLPELNP; from the coding sequence ATGAGTGAACCGTATGGCATTGGGGTGACCAAGTTCGCCAGGGAAGATGGCACGCGACGAAGGGGCCGTCGCGGCATTCCACTTCGATGGCTGGTGTTCTGGCAAGTCGTTTTCTTAACACCGGCTAACCTCGTGGCGCAAGAGCCAATCGTTGTACGTACCGCGATCCAGCCGAAACAAGAAGCGATCGTTGGCCAACGCGTCCTGCTGAAGATCGACGTTCTGGCTAAGGACAGCTGGGCAAACCTTCCCTCTTTGCCCAACTTCGAAGTGCCCGGCGCGGTTGTCTATGCACCACCGACCCAAAGCGTACGGTTGAGCGAGGCGATCAAGGGGGACAGCTATACGGGGCAGCAATTCGAATGGTGGCTCTATCCACAACGAGCCGGCAAGCTCCGAATACCAAGTTTAAAACTGGCCGTCGAGCTGAAAAGCTTCGGAAGCGACCGTGAACCAGTGACCGAATCGAAAACATCCGATGCCATGACTCTTGATGTTGGGTTTGCCAAGGGCGCCGAAGGGATGCCAGGGATCATCGGAACGGAAAGGTTTTCGATCGAGCAAAGCTGGTCACAGCAGGAAACGTCGTTGAAAGTGGGCGACGGTATCAGCCGAACGATCACTCGCTCGGCTGAGGGCGTTCCCGGCTTGGTGTTTGCCCCCATCGAAACGCCAAAGATGGTTGGCGTTCGGATTTATCCCAAACAACCCGAAGTCGAGAATGCGTTCAACCGTGGCAGTCTGACAAGTAAACGCGTCGATCGTATGACCTATGTCTTTGAAGCCGAAGGTGAGGTCTTGTTGCCGGAGATCGACATCGCATGGTGGGATACGTCCGACGAAAAACTCCGTCGGGAAACGCTCGACGCACGCAGGTTGACCATCACGCCGGCGGATCGACCCACGACCTCAGGTGCGAACGGCTCGGTGGAGCCGTATGAAGACAGCAAATCCGTATCCCGATGGCTGATCTTGTCCTTTATCGTCCTCGTCGGACTTGTACTCCATTGGGCTTGGAAACCGATCGTCCATCGATGGAACGGATGGCAATCGAAGCGACGATCGTCGGAGCGATCGTACTTTCGACGATTCGAGGTCGCGGCGAAGAGTAACCACCCACGCGAGACGCTTCGAGCCTTGGTCCAGTGGTGGGATGTCGCGGATCGCCACAGTCTCGCTCCACGGCTGGACCGGTTCTTCCTCCGCTACGGTGATCGCGATGCATCGGCTGTTTTGGTCAAACTTGAGAAGGCCGTCGACCAGGATCAATCGCCATGGTCGAGTCGCGATGTTTTGGCCCAAGCCCAATCGGCTCGGACTCGATTCCTGGCAGATCAACAATCGAGGCAACCGGTGATATCACGTCGTTTGCCAGAGCTGAATCCCTAG
- a CDS encoding WD40 repeat domain-containing serine/threonine protein kinase has protein sequence MTNSGDETTTSSSPDESSGISIPLQQLIGHWEKLKKSGQPIDPEELCEGDPDLANQLRDHIAMLEAFSRFEKVPVAKTPETIGEYKILKEIARGGTSIVYLAEQAFPTRKVALKLLQDVAERERSKLRFRLEAELLASLQHHNIARIFDAGVAEVFGSQRLFFTMEWIDGLNLVDFIKQQRKSSAWTHADTIRLCLAYMDALSEAHQAGVIHRDLKPANLMVTREGVPKLIDFGLARIRHRANTSKQNASTADGWIGTRCYMSPEQFSGEPERIDFHTDIYGFGVVLYELLAGRLPYQLKDKSMWESAQIVQNTASVPIGRVDRQLRGDIEVILETALAKDPTERYASITDFADDLRRYLDNHPIRARRQNAAVSLWKWCQRHRRVAAVSVVVLGLFLVLGVAAGLWATLASDRARKLADVNQQLETSRSRLQASNQRYAATAARLRRSVSNQTLLRLGTLLDQEPNYVLDQLEDESRFPTESRGFAWRLLHQSAKRSMVHWQADAKTLMGLAISDDGSWLATSGAEGIRVWDLKSQSIIAQYRNLDESPSVRLALDNQTRSVLLVRRDGGPIRLDVDANRAESLSHSTPEHVMALAATGHQGGYLIGTQSGHLEHWNGPGGTQLWNRQMGDAAVIAIAVSIEGDRFCVLTQDGDAYHGDLDTGEMLEEQHLVHPKFTVQRWDLARVSRDLRWGILCTEVGDAVLWDLRSKQPYLWWSHLDFYPDIDVVEYRTNPMHPRFLVSGRDRVGLWQTNMELAALYERRSFLSSMVGDEIPDAGSSSQWDPLVIDSALADSAVAIGLRGGTVVLTKASPSPIYDTIFPAKPTVAKLCFSFDGKALVAVSGAGHLSYHDVSSGEILWQSPSGARGVTDLFFAGNDRFLVTNERQHQASLRSASDGGRHAMTENQPNTNKVVLVGDRLLIGFCENESVDTAMDDESTPDATGDNIESSKPVHTRGYQPVWLEIRETADEGPTLVGASAEMDLPIEAKAYDEPSGLLATYDEKETIALWRIGDNDQLEFLAERHVAELKTMEFMPGGETLVVGAYDGSITLWSTPTLDQIARRHPNANQAGSIAISPDGSVMAVGYFDGEVLFWDTENWEPQLSVRTDLKPIRDLEFSPAGDRLAVGGKGQHLLMFHLKQ, from the coding sequence TTGACGAATTCAGGCGACGAAACGACAACCTCATCCTCACCCGATGAATCGTCCGGCATCAGCATTCCGCTTCAGCAGTTAATCGGTCACTGGGAAAAGCTCAAGAAAAGTGGACAGCCGATTGATCCCGAAGAACTCTGCGAAGGTGATCCTGACCTGGCCAATCAGCTGCGCGACCACATCGCAATGCTGGAAGCGTTTTCTCGATTCGAAAAAGTCCCCGTCGCGAAGACGCCGGAAACGATCGGTGAGTACAAAATTCTAAAGGAGATCGCGCGAGGTGGCACATCGATCGTGTATCTCGCTGAACAAGCATTTCCAACGCGAAAAGTTGCCCTGAAACTGTTGCAGGATGTCGCTGAGCGAGAGCGATCAAAACTTCGATTCCGTCTGGAGGCAGAGCTACTTGCTTCCTTGCAGCATCATAACATTGCTCGGATTTTTGATGCCGGTGTCGCGGAGGTCTTTGGTTCGCAACGACTGTTTTTCACGATGGAATGGATTGATGGGCTGAACCTCGTCGACTTCATCAAGCAACAGCGGAAGTCATCTGCTTGGACGCACGCCGATACGATTCGGCTCTGCTTGGCATACATGGACGCATTGTCCGAAGCCCACCAAGCAGGAGTGATCCATCGCGATTTGAAGCCAGCCAACCTGATGGTCACGCGAGAAGGAGTCCCCAAGTTAATCGACTTTGGCTTGGCCAGAATTCGGCACAGAGCGAATACCTCCAAACAAAACGCATCAACGGCCGATGGCTGGATCGGAACACGTTGTTATATGAGCCCCGAACAATTCAGTGGCGAACCAGAACGAATTGATTTCCACACGGACATCTATGGTTTCGGAGTGGTCCTTTACGAATTGCTTGCTGGTCGGCTTCCTTACCAGCTCAAAGACAAATCGATGTGGGAATCGGCCCAGATCGTTCAGAACACTGCTTCGGTACCCATCGGTCGAGTCGATCGACAACTTCGTGGCGACATCGAGGTGATCCTGGAAACGGCTCTGGCAAAGGACCCCACAGAACGATACGCATCGATCACCGATTTTGCCGATGACCTGCGTCGGTATCTGGACAACCATCCCATTCGTGCTCGCAGGCAAAACGCCGCAGTCTCGCTTTGGAAATGGTGTCAGAGGCATCGGCGTGTCGCCGCGGTATCCGTAGTGGTTCTTGGATTGTTCTTAGTGCTTGGCGTCGCCGCCGGTTTGTGGGCGACCTTGGCATCGGATCGAGCCCGCAAGCTAGCGGACGTAAACCAACAGCTTGAAACCAGTCGTTCCCGCCTGCAAGCTTCCAATCAACGATATGCAGCCACAGCCGCTCGACTACGTCGCAGCGTCTCAAATCAAACGCTCTTGCGGCTTGGCACTCTGTTGGACCAAGAACCAAACTACGTCTTGGATCAACTCGAAGACGAATCGCGATTCCCCACCGAATCGCGAGGATTTGCCTGGCGGCTTCTGCATCAATCCGCCAAGCGGTCAATGGTTCATTGGCAAGCTGATGCTAAGACTCTGATGGGGCTTGCGATATCGGATGATGGAAGTTGGCTGGCCACCAGTGGCGCAGAGGGCATCCGCGTCTGGGATCTCAAATCGCAATCCATCATTGCTCAGTACCGTAATCTTGACGAATCGCCGAGCGTACGTTTGGCTTTGGATAACCAGACTCGCTCGGTGTTGCTGGTCCGTCGTGACGGTGGGCCGATCCGATTGGATGTGGACGCGAATCGAGCCGAAAGCCTATCTCACTCGACGCCTGAACATGTAATGGCATTGGCTGCCACAGGCCATCAGGGCGGCTACTTAATTGGTACGCAATCAGGTCATCTGGAACACTGGAACGGTCCAGGTGGCACTCAACTTTGGAATCGGCAAATGGGTGATGCCGCTGTCATTGCGATTGCCGTATCGATCGAAGGAGATCGCTTTTGTGTTCTCACCCAAGATGGGGACGCCTATCATGGTGACCTCGATACGGGAGAGATGCTGGAGGAACAGCATTTGGTTCATCCGAAATTCACGGTCCAGAGGTGGGATCTGGCTCGCGTTTCACGCGACCTAAGATGGGGCATTCTGTGCACGGAAGTCGGTGATGCGGTGCTCTGGGATCTCCGATCCAAGCAGCCCTATCTCTGGTGGAGCCATTTGGACTTTTATCCCGACATTGATGTTGTGGAGTATCGAACCAACCCGATGCACCCGAGATTTCTGGTTTCAGGGCGAGATCGAGTTGGACTTTGGCAAACCAACATGGAGTTGGCAGCGCTGTATGAACGCCGGAGTTTCCTTAGTTCAATGGTGGGCGACGAGATCCCCGATGCTGGATCAAGTTCTCAGTGGGATCCGCTGGTCATTGATTCCGCATTGGCAGATAGTGCCGTTGCAATCGGGCTTCGCGGTGGCACGGTTGTTCTCACCAAGGCGTCACCCTCACCGATCTATGACACAATTTTTCCAGCGAAACCGACGGTTGCGAAGTTGTGTTTTTCTTTCGATGGCAAAGCGCTGGTCGCAGTGAGCGGCGCTGGCCACCTCAGTTACCATGATGTCAGTAGCGGTGAAATTCTCTGGCAATCCCCAAGCGGTGCCAGGGGGGTTACCGACCTATTCTTTGCTGGGAACGATCGGTTTCTTGTCACCAATGAACGGCAACATCAAGCATCACTGCGAAGTGCATCGGATGGGGGGCGGCATGCCATGACAGAAAACCAACCCAATACAAACAAGGTCGTGCTGGTAGGTGATCGATTGCTAATCGGCTTTTGTGAAAACGAATCGGTCGATACTGCTATGGATGACGAATCGACGCCTGATGCCACCGGCGACAACATCGAATCCTCAAAACCCGTCCATACTCGAGGATACCAGCCCGTCTGGCTCGAAATCAGAGAGACAGCCGACGAAGGACCGACGCTCGTTGGTGCTAGCGCTGAGATGGACCTACCGATCGAAGCGAAAGCCTACGATGAGCCTTCTGGGCTGCTGGCAACGTATGATGAAAAGGAGACGATTGCGTTGTGGCGAATAGGGGACAACGATCAGCTTGAGTTCTTGGCGGAACGTCACGTTGCTGAATTGAAAACGATGGAGTTCATGCCAGGTGGTGAGACACTGGTTGTGGGGGCTTACGATGGATCGATCACCCTTTGGTCGACGCCGACACTTGACCAAATCGCACGCCGCCACCCCAACGCCAACCAAGCTGGCAGCATCGCAATCAGCCCGGACGGTTCCGTCATGGCGGTCGGGTACTTTGACGGCGAAGTGCTGTTCTGGGACACCGAAAACTGGGAGCCACAATTATCGGTGCGAACGGACCTGAAACCGATCCGGGATCTCGAGTTCTCACCCGCCGGCGACCGCTTGGCCGTTGGCGGCAAGGGGCAACATCTGCTGATGTTCCACTTGAAGCAATAG
- a CDS encoding ABC transporter ATP-binding protein, whose product MLEKENDYESHSLESGPDVLVDCENVGVSFHHQLILAGIDVSVLRGQTVAVIGESGCGKTVFMKTIVGLVAPTVGSVSFEGQRLSEMSLMQLTQTRKRFGFVFQNAALFDSMSILENIAFPLRQNEEVSDSDVRDRVMQLLSEVGLPAEVARKYPAELSGGMRKRVGLARALILRPELVVYDEPTTGLDPIMSDVINELILETRRRYPVTSIVVTHDMHTARKVADRVLMFYPRRRLQPDESQVLFDGSPSDLEHAEDRRVRQFVRGEAGERLREISLESEA is encoded by the coding sequence ATGCTTGAAAAGGAAAACGACTACGAATCACACTCGCTGGAATCCGGTCCGGACGTGTTGGTCGATTGCGAAAACGTGGGCGTCAGTTTCCATCACCAATTGATTCTGGCCGGCATTGATGTTTCGGTGCTGCGAGGCCAGACGGTTGCAGTGATCGGCGAGAGTGGTTGTGGCAAAACCGTTTTCATGAAGACCATTGTTGGCTTGGTTGCTCCCACCGTCGGGTCGGTCAGTTTTGAGGGGCAACGATTGAGCGAAATGAGTCTGATGCAATTGACGCAGACGCGGAAGCGATTTGGCTTTGTCTTTCAAAACGCAGCGTTATTCGACAGCATGTCGATTTTGGAGAACATCGCCTTCCCGCTCCGGCAAAACGAAGAAGTGTCAGATTCCGACGTGCGCGATCGCGTGATGCAGTTGTTGTCCGAAGTCGGGCTGCCCGCCGAGGTCGCGCGGAAGTACCCCGCGGAGCTATCCGGAGGGATGAGGAAACGTGTCGGACTTGCCCGAGCCTTGATCCTGAGGCCCGAGTTGGTCGTGTATGACGAACCGACGACCGGGCTCGATCCGATCATGAGTGATGTGATCAACGAACTGATCCTGGAAACGCGTCGTCGCTATCCGGTCACCAGCATTGTGGTGACGCATGACATGCACACGGCCCGAAAGGTCGCCGACCGCGTTTTGATGTTCTACCCGCGACGACGGTTGCAGCCCGACGAATCCCAGGTGCTCTTTGATGGTTCGCCGAGTGACCTCGAGCATGCGGAAGATCGTCGTGTGCGGCAATTTGTGCGTGGGGAAGCGGGAGAACGGCTACGCGAAATCTCACTGGAATCGGAAGCGTAG